In one Phycisphaeraceae bacterium genomic region, the following are encoded:
- the trxA gene encoding thioredoxin, producing the protein MAGEGVLELTDSNFEQEVLNSDKPVLVDFWAEWCQPCRMLAPTIDELAKEFTGKVKVGKVDTDHNRNVSMKFDVTAIPTVILFKNGQIVRKFIGLNPKKMFAEELQKISG; encoded by the coding sequence ATGGCTGGTGAAGGCGTATTGGAACTGACAGACAGCAACTTTGAGCAGGAAGTCCTCAACAGCGATAAGCCCGTCCTCGTGGACTTTTGGGCGGAGTGGTGCCAGCCCTGCCGCATGCTTGCGCCAACCATTGATGAGCTTGCCAAGGAATTCACCGGCAAGGTCAAGGTTGGCAAGGTTGATACCGACCACAACCGCAACGTATCGATGAAGTTCGACGTTACCGCGATTCCGACTGTCATTCTGTTCAAGAATGGTCAGATTGTGCGTAAGTTTATTGGCCTGAATCCCAAGAAAATGTTTGCGGAAGAGCTCCAGAAGATTTCGGGCTGA
- a CDS encoding nucleotide sugar dehydrogenase has product MTLSSKIENHTAVIGVIGLGYVGLPLLRTFWDAGFPVIGFDIDPGKIDKLLRGESYLKHLGENLVRDMAVAATRGNTSVPKKFDATADFTRLGEADAVIVCVPTPLGKHLEPDLSYIEQTSDAIARTLRSGQLIVLESTTYPRTTREIMLPRFEKAAGGKLKCGIDFFLAFSPEREDPGRKDHNTQTIPKLVGGIDPESGRVATELYSKAIRKVVAVSSAEVAEAAKLLENIYRAVNIALVNEMKVLLTAMGIDVWEVIEAASTKPFGFQAFYPGPGLGGHCIPIDPYYLTWKAREVGLPTRFIELAGEVNRGMPDYVVQRTLLALNDRQIAVKGAKILVLGLAYKPDVDDVRESPSFELIEKLQALGAMVDFNDPHVPATHKMRFHDLQKSSVPLSASMLQGYDAVIIATHHKAYDWAFVVKNARLIVDTRNATAKIAGKRNHIVSA; this is encoded by the coding sequence GTGACGCTTTCATCCAAGATCGAAAATCACACTGCCGTCATTGGTGTGATCGGCCTGGGCTATGTCGGCTTGCCGCTGTTGCGCACTTTCTGGGATGCGGGATTTCCCGTGATCGGCTTCGATATCGATCCCGGAAAGATCGACAAACTTCTCCGGGGCGAGAGCTATCTCAAGCATCTGGGTGAAAACCTCGTGCGCGACATGGCTGTTGCCGCCACCCGGGGAAACACCTCCGTACCAAAAAAGTTTGACGCGACAGCCGACTTTACGCGCCTTGGTGAAGCTGATGCGGTGATTGTTTGCGTGCCTACCCCGCTGGGTAAGCATCTTGAACCCGATCTCTCTTATATTGAACAAACCTCGGATGCGATCGCTCGGACGCTGCGATCCGGTCAACTTATCGTTCTCGAATCCACAACCTACCCGCGCACAACCCGCGAGATCATGCTGCCCCGCTTTGAGAAGGCAGCAGGCGGCAAATTGAAATGCGGTATTGATTTTTTCCTCGCCTTTTCACCCGAACGCGAGGATCCCGGCCGCAAGGACCACAATACGCAGACGATCCCGAAACTCGTCGGCGGAATCGACCCGGAGTCCGGCCGGGTGGCGACGGAGCTGTATTCAAAGGCCATCCGAAAAGTGGTGGCCGTCTCCTCAGCCGAAGTCGCGGAAGCCGCCAAACTGCTGGAGAACATCTACCGAGCGGTGAACATCGCGCTGGTGAACGAAATGAAGGTTCTTCTTACCGCGATGGGTATCGATGTGTGGGAGGTCATTGAAGCCGCCTCCACGAAACCTTTCGGGTTTCAGGCTTTTTATCCCGGTCCGGGACTAGGCGGGCACTGCATCCCCATTGACCCTTATTACCTTACGTGGAAGGCCCGCGAAGTCGGCTTGCCTACACGATTCATCGAACTTGCGGGAGAAGTGAATCGGGGAATGCCCGATTATGTCGTCCAGCGAACCCTGCTGGCGCTCAATGACCGTCAGATCGCGGTGAAGGGTGCGAAAATTCTCGTGCTTGGTTTGGCATACAAGCCGGATGTGGACGATGTACGCGAAAGCCCGAGTTTTGAGTTGATAGAAAAGTTACAGGCTCTGGGCGCAATGGTGGATTTCAATGATCCGCACGTTCCCGCCACACACAAGATGCGGTTCCATGATCTGCAAAAATCGAGCGTGCCTCTCTCCGCCTCTATGCTGCAAGGCTATGACGCAGTGATTATCGCAACCCATCACAAGGCATATGATTGGGCCTTCGTCGTCAAAAACGCACGGCTAATCGTTGATACGCGCAACGCAACCGCAAAAATAGCAGGTAAACGCAATCACATCGTCAGTGCGTAG
- a CDS encoding MBL fold metallo-hydrolase encodes MKLQFLGATRQVTGSRYFLDAGGLQLLIDCGMFQERAYLGRNWGTTPIDPAKIDALLLTHAHLDHTGLIPRFVKRGFNSPIYSTPATLDLTRIVLLDAAGIQQEDVRNKIKRHEEENRVDENPIEPLYTEDDAHASLRLLRPVKYEETLRLNDRVSVTWRDAGHILGSSLLEIVVREAGVERRIVFSGDIGQWDKPLIRDPSLIHSADYVVMESTYGDRNHAVNGGIEEQLAAVVNQTIKRGGNVLIPTFAIERAQELMYYFSRLVRSGKLRDVRVFLDSPMAVEATDVMAHHPECLDEEARAMLRSNESPFRFPGLHFTRSVEESKEINGRSGVVIMAGSGMCNAGRIKHHLIQNIGKPETTVLFVGYQAEGTLGRELVDGQKEVRILGKQYPVQAQIAEISGLSAHADQKGLLHWLDAMGATPKRLFLTHGEERAANTLAEIIRRRAKYPVDVPGYMQAVELF; translated from the coding sequence GTGAAACTTCAATTTCTCGGCGCCACCCGGCAAGTCACCGGATCGCGTTACTTTCTTGATGCTGGCGGGCTGCAACTTCTTATTGATTGCGGCATGTTTCAGGAACGGGCGTACCTCGGCCGCAACTGGGGGACGACGCCGATCGATCCGGCGAAGATTGACGCGCTGCTTCTGACCCATGCTCATCTGGATCACACCGGCCTGATACCGCGATTTGTAAAGCGCGGGTTCAACTCACCCATTTATTCCACTCCCGCAACGCTCGATCTGACCCGGATCGTGCTGCTCGATGCGGCAGGCATCCAGCAGGAAGATGTCCGAAACAAGATCAAACGACACGAAGAGGAAAACCGTGTCGATGAAAACCCCATTGAACCGCTCTACACCGAGGACGACGCTCACGCTTCGCTGCGGCTGCTCCGCCCGGTGAAATATGAAGAGACGCTGCGGCTGAATGATCGCGTCAGCGTCACCTGGCGCGATGCCGGCCACATCCTCGGCTCATCTCTGCTGGAAATCGTTGTCCGCGAGGCTGGTGTTGAGAGGCGGATCGTTTTTTCGGGCGACATCGGCCAGTGGGATAAGCCCCTCATCCGTGACCCTTCGCTTATTCATTCCGCGGATTATGTGGTGATGGAGTCCACGTATGGTGACCGGAACCATGCAGTTAACGGAGGAATCGAAGAACAGCTTGCTGCGGTCGTCAACCAGACCATTAAGCGCGGCGGGAACGTGCTGATACCCACGTTCGCCATCGAACGGGCACAGGAGTTGATGTATTATTTCAGCCGCCTGGTTCGTAGCGGGAAGCTGCGCGATGTGCGCGTATTTCTTGACAGTCCGATGGCTGTTGAGGCGACGGATGTAATGGCTCACCATCCGGAGTGTCTTGACGAAGAAGCGCGGGCCATGCTTCGATCCAACGAGTCGCCGTTTCGCTTTCCGGGATTGCACTTCACACGCAGCGTCGAGGAATCGAAAGAGATCAACGGACGCAGCGGCGTAGTCATCATGGCCGGCTCGGGTATGTGTAATGCGGGACGCATCAAGCACCATCTCATTCAGAACATCGGCAAGCCGGAAACAACCGTCCTTTTCGTCGGCTACCAGGCGGAAGGCACGCTCGGGCGCGAGCTGGTGGATGGCCAGAAAGAGGTTCGCATTCTGGGCAAGCAATATCCCGTACAGGCACAGATCGCGGAGATCAGCGGCCTTTCCGCCCACGCTGATCAGAAGGGGCTTTTACACTGGCTCGATGCGATGGGTGCGACCCCGAAACGATTATTCCTGACGCATGGCGAAGAAAGAGCCGCAAACACGCTGGCGGAAATCATCCGCAGGCGGGCGAAGTATCCGGTTGATGTGCCGGGGTACATGCAAGCGGTGGAGCTGTTCTAG
- a CDS encoding DUF393 domain-containing protein has product MKHANSTVTRNHGIVLFDGICNLCSASVNFIIKRDPADYFRFAALQSDTGRSLLREYQLEEGTINSMVLIQNGKTYIRSSAAVRIASHLCGFWKALVVFMIVPPLIRDVIYSFIAKHRHRWLGNTEACNLLTSETSERFL; this is encoded by the coding sequence GTGAAACACGCTAATTCCACCGTCACGCGGAATCATGGCATCGTTCTTTTTGACGGCATCTGCAACCTGTGCAGTGCTTCAGTGAACTTCATTATTAAACGCGATCCTGCGGATTACTTCCGATTTGCAGCACTCCAATCTGATACAGGAAGATCATTGCTCCGCGAATACCAACTGGAGGAGGGCACGATTAACAGCATGGTGTTGATCCAGAATGGCAAGACCTACATTCGATCCAGCGCTGCGGTTCGTATCGCGTCGCATCTCTGCGGCTTTTGGAAGGCGTTGGTTGTTTTCATGATCGTGCCACCCTTGATCCGAGATGTGATATACAGCTTTATTGCGAAGCATCGTCACCGCTGGCTAGGCAATACCGAAGCGTGCAACCTGCTTACGTCGGAAACATCCGAGCGATTTTTATAA